A genomic segment from Lutibacter sp. A80 encodes:
- a CDS encoding sulfatase-like hydrolase/transferase yields the protein MFRINTFKLLMCCIAFVLSACTTTKKKLVTVSEIKPNILFVLCDDLGYADVGFNGSPDIKTPNLDALANKGTIFKSAYVTHPFCGPSRASIMTGRYPHTIGSQFNLPPNSEIIGEGIDVNEKFISSTLQDAGYYTGALGKWHLGAVEKYHPNNRGFDDFYGFLGGGHNYFPEQFMKAYEIRKKAGNKHIFEYLLPLEHNGEEVVETEYVTDALSREAVRFVNDAAKTKKPFFLYLSYNAPHTPLEAKKEDLKLFESINDEKRRTYAAMVYAVDRGVKKVVEALKETKQLENTLIIFLSDNGGRLDQGANNFPLKEGKGSTYEGGFRVPMFFYWPKHIAAGKYYNYPVSSLDFYPTLSYLAGASISKDKILDGKNIWKNIQENSNARFGEPIFAMRHQKGFTDAAIRIDEWKALKIHRQHWKLFNIENDISETIDLSLKHPEILTKLVKQSKDWSTTHSKPLWFHSEKTGKDWESLNMPDFDTLFQIEK from the coding sequence ATGTTTCGTATCAATACTTTTAAATTATTAATGTGTTGTATTGCTTTTGTATTAAGTGCTTGTACAACAACAAAAAAGAAATTAGTTACAGTATCAGAAATAAAACCAAACATATTGTTTGTTTTATGTGATGATTTAGGGTATGCCGATGTTGGTTTTAATGGTTCTCCAGATATTAAAACTCCAAATTTAGATGCGTTAGCTAATAAAGGAACTATCTTTAAATCTGCCTATGTAACACATCCTTTTTGTGGACCAAGTAGAGCAAGTATAATGACTGGTCGTTATCCGCATACAATAGGATCTCAGTTTAACTTACCTCCAAATAGTGAAATTATTGGAGAAGGAATAGATGTAAACGAAAAGTTTATAAGTTCGACTTTACAAGATGCTGGATACTATACAGGAGCATTAGGAAAGTGGCATTTGGGGGCTGTTGAAAAATACCACCCAAACAATAGAGGATTCGATGATTTTTATGGATTTTTAGGAGGAGGTCATAATTATTTTCCTGAACAATTTATGAAAGCTTATGAAATTAGAAAAAAAGCAGGAAACAAACATATTTTCGAATATTTATTGCCATTAGAACATAATGGAGAAGAAGTTGTAGAAACAGAATACGTTACAGATGCTCTGTCTAGAGAGGCCGTTCGTTTTGTTAATGATGCAGCTAAAACCAAAAAACCATTCTTTTTATATTTATCATATAATGCACCTCATACACCTTTAGAAGCTAAAAAAGAAGATTTAAAGTTGTTTGAATCTATTAATGATGAAAAAAGAAGAACTTATGCAGCAATGGTTTATGCAGTTGATAGAGGAGTTAAAAAAGTGGTTGAAGCATTAAAAGAAACGAAACAATTAGAGAATACCTTAATTATATTTTTAAGCGATAATGGAGGTAGATTAGATCAAGGAGCAAATAATTTTCCTTTAAAAGAAGGAAAAGGAAGTACCTATGAAGGTGGGTTTAGAGTTCCTATGTTTTTCTATTGGCCAAAACATATTGCTGCCGGAAAATATTATAACTACCCAGTTTCTTCATTAGATTTTTATCCAACCTTATCTTATTTAGCAGGAGCATCTATTTCAAAAGATAAAATATTAGATGGTAAAAATATATGGAAAAATATTCAAGAAAATAGTAATGCTAGATTCGGAGAGCCAATTTTTGCAATGAGGCATCAAAAAGGATTTACTGATGCAGCTATAAGAATTGATGAATGGAAAGCTTTAAAAATTCACAGACAACATTGGAAATTGTTCAATATTGAAAATGATATTTCTGAAACCATTGATTTAAGTTTGAAACATCCAGAAATTTTAACAAAATTGGTAAAGCAAAGTAAAGATTGGAGCACAACTCATTCAAAACCTTTATGGTTTCATAGTGAAAAAACAGGCAAAGATTGGGAATCATTAAATATGCCAGATTTTGATACTCTTTTTCAAATTGAAAAATAA
- a CDS encoding sugar kinase, whose amino-acid sequence MNTIVTFGEIMGRIAAPDNLRLRQTRQFDMTYAGAEASVAASICNFGGNARYVTALPKHALAEATIDAVRSVGVDTQYVLRTDKGRLGLYFLETGANQRPSNVIYDRADSAIAITPVEAYDWENIFKGASWLHLSGITPALSKNAAEATLYAAKKAKETGASVSIDLNFRGKLWDWDSSKSARELAQETMRKILPYIDVVIGNEEDCYDVLGIRAGNTDVHTGKLDTSRYPDVARQVVEQFPNVKKVAITLRESYSASHNNWGAMLYDTATDKPFFAPLDLNNKYQSYEIKNIVDRVGGGDSFAGGLVFALTTKGLSEPQIAVKYAVAASCLKHSIKGDFNYSTRSEVESLMQGSGSGRVVR is encoded by the coding sequence ATGAATACAATTGTAACATTTGGAGAAATAATGGGGCGCATAGCTGCTCCTGATAATTTACGATTAAGACAAACACGTCAGTTTGATATGACTTATGCAGGTGCAGAAGCAAGTGTAGCTGCATCAATTTGTAATTTTGGAGGAAATGCACGTTATGTTACAGCTTTGCCAAAACATGCCTTAGCTGAAGCAACTATCGATGCTGTTCGTTCTGTGGGTGTAGATACACAATATGTATTACGAACAGATAAAGGTCGTTTAGGATTATATTTTCTAGAAACAGGAGCTAATCAAAGACCAAGTAATGTAATTTATGACCGTGCAGATTCTGCAATAGCAATTACACCAGTTGAAGCATATGATTGGGAAAATATTTTTAAAGGAGCAAGTTGGTTGCATTTAAGTGGAATTACACCAGCATTGTCTAAAAATGCTGCAGAAGCTACTTTATATGCTGCAAAAAAAGCAAAAGAAACAGGAGCTTCTGTTTCAATAGATTTAAATTTTAGAGGAAAATTATGGGATTGGGACAGCTCTAAATCTGCTCGTGAATTAGCTCAAGAAACAATGCGCAAAATTTTACCATATATTGATGTTGTTATTGGGAATGAGGAAGATTGCTATGATGTTTTAGGAATTAGAGCTGGGAATACAGATGTACATACTGGAAAATTAGATACCTCTCGTTATCCAGATGTAGCACGTCAAGTTGTTGAACAATTTCCAAATGTAAAAAAAGTTGCAATTACTTTACGTGAAAGTTATTCAGCTTCACATAATAATTGGGGAGCTATGCTATATGATACGGCTACAGATAAACCTTTTTTTGCACCTTTAGATTTAAATAATAAGTATCAATCGTATGAAATTAAAAATATTGTTGACCGCGTTGGAGGTGGAGATTCATTTGCTGGTGGTTTGGTTTTTGCGTTAACAACTAAAGGACTCTCTGAGCCTCAAATTGCTGTAAAATATGCGGTAGCAGCTTCTTGTTTAAAACATTCAATTAAAGGCGATTTTAATTATTCTACACGTTCAGAGGTAGAATCTTTAATGCAAGGTTCTGGATCTGGTAGAGTTGTTAGATAG
- a CDS encoding arylsulfatase, whose amino-acid sequence MKNKIILLAVLVSTIGISYSQVKEKMNVLGQNKHPNIIYILADDMGIGDIGVYGQTKIQTPNIDQMAFNGMKFTQHYSGAAVCAPSRSTLMTGQHTGHTPIRGNKEASNGQEGQVPLPKDALTLAEILKDKGYTTGMFGKWGLGFGEGDPNNQGFDEFYGYNCQKLAHRYYPPYLNHNQKRDSLKGNDGINTVVYSQDKIQEYTLKFLDENKNKSFFAYVPLALPHTELISPKDSIFAMYDGKFEEIPYTEDNKYTSDYGPNMVWYEYSSVEKPRATYATMVSRIDAYVGQIINKVHELGIADNTIIMFASDNGPTQEGGANPDFFNSTSGFRGYKRDLYEGGIRAPFIVVWPNKIKEGSVTNHVSAFWDIVPTITEIVDAEVPENIDGISLVPTLLNKNSQKEHDYLYWEFNIRQGRKAVRMGPWKGVWYNINNKNKQGELELYNLLSDEAETTNVSAKYPEITAKIKQIMIKESEASKLFPFE is encoded by the coding sequence ATGAAGAATAAAATAATATTACTTGCTGTACTTGTTTCTACAATAGGAATTTCATATTCTCAAGTAAAAGAAAAAATGAATGTTTTAGGTCAAAATAAACACCCAAATATTATTTATATTTTGGCTGATGATATGGGAATTGGAGACATAGGAGTTTATGGACAAACAAAGATTCAGACTCCAAATATAGACCAAATGGCTTTTAATGGAATGAAGTTTACACAACATTACAGTGGAGCAGCCGTATGCGCCCCTTCTAGATCAACTTTAATGACAGGGCAACATACAGGTCATACACCAATTAGAGGGAATAAAGAGGCTTCCAATGGTCAAGAAGGACAAGTGCCATTGCCTAAAGATGCACTTACATTGGCAGAGATTTTAAAAGATAAAGGTTATACTACCGGAATGTTTGGAAAATGGGGGCTTGGTTTTGGAGAAGGAGATCCAAATAATCAAGGTTTTGATGAGTTCTACGGTTATAATTGTCAAAAATTAGCACACAGGTATTATCCACCATATTTAAACCATAATCAAAAAAGAGATTCATTAAAAGGCAATGACGGTATAAATACAGTTGTTTATTCACAAGATAAAATACAAGAATATACGCTTAAGTTTTTAGATGAAAATAAAAATAAATCATTTTTTGCCTACGTTCCTTTAGCGTTACCACATACAGAATTAATTTCACCAAAAGACTCAATTTTTGCTATGTATGATGGTAAATTTGAAGAAATACCTTATACCGAAGACAATAAATATACTTCTGATTATGGCCCAAATATGGTATGGTACGAGTATAGTTCTGTTGAAAAGCCAAGAGCTACATATGCTACTATGGTTTCAAGAATAGATGCTTATGTTGGTCAAATTATTAATAAAGTACATGAATTAGGTATTGCAGACAATACAATAATAATGTTTGCAAGTGATAATGGACCAACACAAGAAGGTGGAGCAAACCCTGATTTTTTTAATAGTACTTCTGGATTTAGAGGTTATAAGAGAGATTTGTATGAAGGTGGAATAAGAGCTCCTTTTATTGTTGTTTGGCCTAATAAAATAAAAGAAGGAAGCGTTACAAATCATGTATCTGCATTTTGGGATATTGTTCCAACTATAACAGAAATTGTTGATGCTGAAGTACCTGAAAATATTGATGGAATTTCATTAGTACCTACATTATTAAATAAAAATAGCCAAAAAGAGCACGATTATTTATATTGGGAATTTAATATTAGACAAGGTAGAAAAGCTGTTAGAATGGGACCATGGAAAGGTGTGTGGTACAATATAAATAATAAAAATAAACAAGGAGAATTAGAGTTGTATAATTTATTAAGTGATGAAGCTGAAACTACAAATGTATCAGCAAAATATCCAGAAATTACAGCTAAAATAAAGCAGATAATGATTAAAGAGAGTGAAGCTTCAAAATTGTTTCCATTTGAATAA
- a CDS encoding SwmB domain-containing protein, producing the protein MKKILIISLLFLTLGFTIGCEDDYEAPFGDYSSFSWYTGDGVAANFDLTEKQINIDNYIAFYDVSQNAISHKWTIPASCNFLNKEITDKDSIYTPFIIPGTESAEDLANVLFVEPGIQEVVLTNVFKDSVANSSKLSDGSWEIEQKFTVDVFANPNPACEIFKYDYSDPLNPTLVKVLTLTQDQIPSEEEIDSWQTVSIEAGQDLMYVDKSTEGRPTGTKWYLDGGKPETSGGDTAVVKYNKLGEFTSYMESIRAGEEVPKKTISKIIPLKIEVLPSTAPFVRTGKVSITDNVISFSVTGEVAALVQQEDFFTVHVTNETAGFDQNIAVSSAKINSEDATIIELTLAEPVYNTDTITLAYSGGNIVSVDSRVLDDFEPTIVTMDLGSNVLVESWAGFENASSSGNTTRKADCDGYWVGAANDNLGLPFYRTTDKFYEGEASMKYESADGVVTVALQGSDFSKPNGIEAGTYRVSYMVYLEPGNTMKTFTNIIQKPSQEIVWDIENLPRGEWIEISQDITTAAIASGTRFDLKVVVSNNSDAVGLQKMYFDNLSWVKLIPRS; encoded by the coding sequence ATGAAAAAAATATTAATCATATCACTATTATTTTTAACCTTAGGCTTTACTATAGGTTGCGAAGATGATTATGAAGCACCTTTCGGAGATTATTCAAGTTTTTCTTGGTATACTGGTGATGGAGTAGCAGCAAATTTTGATCTTACAGAGAAACAAATAAACATAGATAATTATATTGCTTTTTACGATGTTTCACAAAATGCAATAAGTCATAAATGGACAATCCCAGCTTCTTGTAATTTTTTAAATAAAGAGATTACAGATAAAGATTCAATTTATACACCTTTTATAATTCCGGGAACTGAATCAGCTGAAGATTTAGCAAATGTGCTTTTTGTTGAGCCTGGTATTCAAGAAGTAGTTCTTACAAATGTTTTTAAAGATTCTGTAGCAAATTCTTCAAAACTTTCAGATGGTTCATGGGAAATTGAACAAAAATTTACAGTAGATGTTTTTGCTAATCCAAATCCTGCTTGTGAAATTTTTAAATACGATTATTCAGATCCGTTAAACCCAACATTGGTAAAGGTATTAACATTAACACAGGATCAAATACCTTCAGAAGAAGAAATTGATTCTTGGCAAACAGTATCTATTGAAGCAGGTCAAGATTTAATGTATGTAGATAAATCAACTGAAGGAAGACCAACAGGAACAAAATGGTATCTTGACGGAGGAAAACCAGAAACAAGTGGAGGTGATACTGCAGTTGTAAAATATAATAAGCTTGGAGAATTTACAAGTTATATGGAATCCATTAGAGCTGGTGAAGAAGTTCCTAAAAAAACAATATCAAAAATAATTCCTTTAAAAATTGAAGTATTACCATCTACAGCACCGTTTGTAAGAACAGGTAAAGTTAGTATTACAGATAATGTAATTTCTTTTAGCGTTACTGGAGAAGTAGCTGCTTTGGTACAACAAGAAGATTTTTTTACAGTACATGTAACTAATGAAACAGCTGGTTTTGACCAAAATATTGCTGTAAGCTCAGCTAAAATTAATTCAGAAGATGCTACTATTATAGAATTAACATTAGCAGAACCAGTTTATAATACAGATACTATAACACTTGCTTATTCTGGAGGAAATATAGTTTCAGTAGATTCTAGAGTGTTAGATGACTTTGAGCCAACTATAGTTACTATGGACTTAGGAAGTAATGTGTTAGTAGAATCGTGGGCTGGATTTGAAAATGCTTCTTCTTCAGGAAATACAACTAGAAAAGCAGATTGTGATGGTTATTGGGTTGGAGCTGCTAATGATAATTTAGGATTGCCATTTTATAGAACTACTGATAAATTTTATGAAGGTGAAGCATCTATGAAATATGAAAGCGCAGACGGAGTGGTAACTGTAGCGTTACAAGGATCAGATTTTTCTAAACCTAATGGAATAGAAGCAGGTACTTACAGAGTATCTTATATGGTTTACCTTGAGCCAGGTAATACTATGAAAACATTCACTAACATTATTCAAAAACCTAGTCAAGAAATAGTTTGGGATATTGAAAATTTACCTCGTGGTGAATGGATTGAAATTAGTCAAGATATCACAACTGCAGCTATTGCATCGGGAACAAGATTTGATTTAAAAGTTGTAGTATCTAATAATTCAGATGCTGTAGGATTGCAAAAAATGTATTTTGATAATTTAAGTTGGGTGAAATTAATTCCTAGATCATAA
- a CDS encoding family 16 glycosylhydrolase has translation MKKKEFSFVVIGILLLVFFLSCKSTINTAKDDKNIELLPLSDQSNKGNWVLNTDVSDEFDAAVIDEDKWYIVGKFENGKPVYKDPDYPNKKVWKGRAPSQFSGKNYRLEDGKLILETRWEPDFPFSDDNKQTWGSDNKIEKYENITTACFIGRRNFKYGYMEIKSKAADAEITSAFWATGSQTELDIFEQFGDHRQKGKEWKDRELWWSIHDWSREGKGKTVYTERLDYGFRVADDFHVYGIEWDENGLKLYVDGKYKTGATKEQVDAYAKDKGLPNGWVLDGPIHIWLDQETFPWHGVPDSKEDLELNSPEGEKDDGVVDFEIEYVRVWQKNKSNL, from the coding sequence ATGAAAAAAAAAGAATTTAGTTTTGTTGTAATTGGAATCTTACTCTTAGTGTTTTTTTTAAGTTGTAAAAGTACTATTAATACAGCAAAAGACGACAAAAATATTGAGCTATTACCTTTATCAGATCAATCCAATAAAGGAAATTGGGTTTTAAACACAGATGTTAGTGATGAATTTGATGCTGCTGTTATAGACGAAGATAAATGGTATATAGTAGGAAAGTTTGAAAATGGGAAACCTGTATATAAAGATCCAGATTATCCTAATAAAAAAGTTTGGAAAGGTCGCGCTCCTTCTCAATTTTCAGGTAAAAATTATAGATTAGAAGATGGAAAGTTAATTTTAGAAACACGTTGGGAACCCGATTTTCCTTTTAGTGATGATAATAAGCAAACCTGGGGATCTGATAATAAAATTGAAAAATATGAAAATATAACCACAGCTTGTTTTATTGGGAGAAGAAATTTTAAATACGGTTATATGGAGATTAAAAGTAAAGCTGCAGATGCAGAAATTACTAGTGCTTTTTGGGCAACAGGTAGCCAAACCGAACTAGATATTTTTGAACAGTTTGGAGATCACCGTCAAAAAGGAAAAGAATGGAAAGATCGTGAGCTTTGGTGGTCAATTCATGATTGGAGTAGAGAAGGGAAAGGTAAAACAGTTTATACAGAACGTTTAGATTATGGATTTAGAGTAGCAGATGATTTTCACGTATATGGAATTGAGTGGGATGAGAATGGATTAAAATTATATGTTGATGGTAAGTACAAAACTGGAGCTACAAAAGAACAAGTAGATGCTTATGCTAAAGATAAAGGATTGCCTAATGGTTGGGTTTTAGACGGGCCAATTCATATTTGGTTAGATCAGGAAACATTTCCATGGCATGGTGTTCCAGATTCTAAAGAAGATTTAGAATTAAATAGCCCTGAGGGAGAAAAAGACGATGGTGTTGTAGATTTTGAGATTGAATATGTTAGGGTATGGCAAAAAAACAAAAGTAATTTATAA
- a CDS encoding AraC family transcriptional regulator, with product MKLVVKNSEKPINKKLFIENREVPCLDASWHYHLEYELLYISQSSGIRFVGDSVSPFLPGDLVLVGPYLPHLWRNDISYYKDNEAYFVKTIVTKFSKDFIGENTFESVEFKEINKMLDDSKYGVAFGEKTSKKMHQDIMNIANLKPVEQSIKLLEILHRLSIVKDKKLLSSSDMRQFTSENSQRIDNVLKFISDNYVSYISLNDVAEVACMTTNSFCRFFKRMTNKSFTQFLNEVRIRNASRLLIQGDLPVSEVCYIVGYNSITNFNKQFKQIMGCTPNNYRKTI from the coding sequence ATGAAATTAGTAGTTAAAAATTCAGAAAAACCTATAAATAAGAAACTATTTATCGAAAATAGGGAAGTTCCTTGTTTAGATGCATCATGGCATTACCATCTAGAATATGAATTGTTGTATATTTCACAAAGTAGTGGAATTCGTTTTGTAGGAGATAGCGTTTCCCCTTTTTTACCTGGTGATTTAGTTTTAGTAGGTCCTTATTTACCACATTTATGGAGAAATGATATTTCATATTATAAAGATAATGAAGCGTATTTTGTAAAAACCATAGTCACTAAGTTTAGTAAAGATTTTATTGGAGAAAACACTTTTGAAAGTGTAGAATTTAAGGAAATCAATAAAATGCTTGATGATTCTAAATATGGCGTAGCTTTTGGTGAAAAAACTAGTAAAAAGATGCATCAAGACATCATGAATATTGCTAATCTTAAACCAGTGGAGCAAAGTATAAAGTTATTAGAAATTCTTCATAGACTCTCAATAGTTAAAGATAAAAAACTACTTTCGTCTTCAGATATGAGACAATTTACTTCAGAAAATTCACAAAGAATAGACAATGTCTTAAAATTTATTTCTGATAATTATGTTAGTTATATTAGTTTAAACGATGTGGCTGAAGTTGCTTGTATGACTACAAATTCTTTTTGTCGTTTTTTTAAAAGAATGACTAATAAATCCTTCACTCAATTTTTAAATGAAGTTAGAATAAGAAATGCTTCTAGATTGCTTATTCAAGGTGATTTACCTGTTTCTGAAGTTTGTTATATTGTAGGATATAACTCCATTACAAACTTTAATAAACAGTTTAAACAAATTATGGGATGTACACCTAATAATTATCGAAAAACTATTTAA
- a CDS encoding arylsulfatase, with translation MKINFLRKISSLLVLIVTISSLISCKEKEKEVEIVTTQEKPNIVIIYLDDLGYGDLSSFGATEIQTPNIDALANEGVKFTNGYATSATCTPSRFGLLTGVYPWRNKNAKILPGTAPLLISTEQQTLPKMLKKQGYQTAVVGKWHLGLGTGVVNWNNRVSPGPNEVGFDSSYIMAATQDRVPTVYIENGNVVGLDKEDPIQVDYKNNFEGEPTAITNPEKLTMKWHHGHNNSIVNGIPRIGYMKGGEGAKWSDIDMADHFLEKAQEYVKTHKDKPFFLYYAMQQPHVPRTPNPRFVGKSGMGPRGDVILEADWCIGEFMKTLKDEGLLENTLVVFSSDNGPVLNDGYFDDAVEKIGNHDPKGGFRGGKYSIFEAGTRVPLITYWKGKIEPTVSDAIICQMDLLASLATLTGTTEESTDSKDLLNTFLGETDKGRDNLIIEATGKTALRSGDWVYIPSYKGENFREKVGIEVGNFPYEQLYNVKEDKGQQNNLAESNPEKLLELKNIFEKLRGKDYKTGVKEVQFR, from the coding sequence ATGAAAATCAATTTTTTAAGAAAAATCAGTAGCTTATTAGTTCTTATTGTAACAATTTCAAGCTTGATTTCTTGTAAAGAAAAGGAAAAAGAGGTTGAAATAGTAACAACTCAAGAAAAACCTAATATTGTTATTATTTATTTAGATGATTTAGGTTATGGAGATTTAAGTTCTTTTGGTGCAACAGAAATTCAAACACCTAACATAGATGCTTTAGCAAATGAAGGTGTTAAATTCACCAATGGGTATGCAACTTCAGCAACATGTACACCTAGTAGGTTTGGATTGTTAACAGGGGTGTATCCTTGGAGAAATAAAAATGCGAAAATATTACCAGGAACTGCTCCTTTACTAATTAGTACAGAGCAACAAACGTTACCAAAAATGTTAAAAAAACAAGGGTATCAAACAGCAGTTGTTGGTAAATGGCATTTAGGGTTGGGTACAGGTGTTGTAAATTGGAATAATAGAGTATCTCCAGGACCAAATGAAGTTGGTTTTGATAGTTCTTATATAATGGCAGCAACTCAAGATCGTGTTCCAACTGTTTATATAGAAAATGGTAATGTTGTTGGGTTAGATAAAGAAGATCCTATTCAAGTAGATTATAAAAATAATTTTGAAGGTGAGCCTACAGCTATTACAAATCCAGAAAAGCTAACAATGAAGTGGCATCATGGTCATAATAATAGCATTGTAAATGGCATACCAAGAATTGGATATATGAAAGGTGGAGAAGGTGCAAAATGGAGTGATATTGATATGGCCGATCATTTTTTAGAAAAAGCACAAGAATATGTAAAAACACATAAAGACAAACCTTTCTTTTTATATTATGCAATGCAGCAACCTCATGTGCCTAGAACGCCAAACCCAAGATTTGTTGGTAAATCTGGAATGGGACCACGTGGAGATGTTATTTTAGAAGCGGATTGGTGTATTGGAGAATTTATGAAAACCTTAAAAGATGAAGGCTTGTTAGAGAATACATTAGTTGTGTTTTCAAGTGATAATGGTCCTGTTTTAAATGATGGTTATTTTGATGATGCCGTTGAAAAAATAGGAAACCATGATCCTAAAGGTGGTTTTAGAGGTGGTAAATACAGTATTTTTGAAGCCGGAACAAGAGTTCCTTTAATAACATATTGGAAAGGAAAAATAGAACCAACAGTTTCTGATGCTATTATTTGTCAGATGGATTTATTAGCTTCTTTAGCAACTTTAACAGGTACTACTGAAGAGTCTACAGATAGTAAAGATCTATTAAATACCTTTTTAGGAGAAACAGATAAAGGAAGAGATAATTTAATAATTGAAGCTACAGGGAAAACAGCTCTAAGAAGTGGAGATTGGGTATATATACCAAGTTATAAAGGTGAAAATTTTAGAGAAAAAGTAGGTATTGAGGTTGGTAACTTCCCTTATGAACAATTATATAATGTAAAAGAAGATAAAGGTCAGCAAAATAATTTAGCGGAATCTAATCCTGAAAAACTTTTAGAACTGAAAAATATTTTTGAAAAGTTAAGAGGGAAAGATTATAAAACAGGAGTTAAAGAAGTTCAGTTTAGATAG
- a CDS encoding bifunctional 4-hydroxy-2-oxoglutarate aldolase/2-dehydro-3-deoxy-phosphogluconate aldolase produces the protein MYPINQQAMSPEIIKKIDEAGIIAVLIIDDLKHVVPVSRALLAGGVDTIELTLRTPVALDAARLIKKEVPEICLGFGTVLTKDQVSAVVDAGADFAVSPGCNPKIIAEARKQGLSFAPGIMTPTDIEMALEEGCRVLKYFPAESSGGMEHLKNMVAPYQYLNPTFIPLGGCNLDNASSYLESPLITAIGGSWVAKRSLIQSENWAEITKNAKQIRTLIKSIKSQKQR, from the coding sequence ATGTATCCAATAAATCAACAGGCTATGTCACCTGAAATTATTAAAAAAATTGATGAAGCTGGTATTATAGCGGTTCTTATCATTGATGATTTAAAACATGTAGTGCCAGTTTCTAGAGCACTTTTAGCAGGAGGAGTTGATACAATAGAATTAACACTTCGTACGCCTGTAGCATTAGATGCTGCACGATTAATAAAAAAAGAAGTACCAGAAATTTGTCTAGGTTTTGGAACTGTTTTAACAAAAGATCAAGTGAGTGCTGTTGTAGATGCAGGAGCAGATTTCGCTGTTTCTCCAGGTTGTAACCCTAAAATTATAGCAGAAGCTAGAAAACAAGGATTGTCTTTTGCACCAGGAATTATGACTCCAACAGATATTGAGATGGCATTAGAGGAAGGGTGTAGAGTTTTAAAATATTTTCCTGCAGAATCTTCAGGAGGTATGGAACACTTAAAAAATATGGTAGCTCCTTATCAATATTTGAATCCAACTTTTATACCATTAGGAGGATGTAACTTAGATAATGCAAGCAGTTATTTAGAATCACCTTTAATTACGGCAATAGGAGGGTCTTGGGTGGCAAAACGTTCGTTAATTCAATCTGAGAATTGGGCAGAAATAACAAAAAATGCCAAACAAATAAGAACTTTAATTAAAAGTATTAAATCACAAAAACAACGTTAA